A window from Drosophila nasuta strain 15112-1781.00 chromosome 3, ASM2355853v1, whole genome shotgun sequence encodes these proteins:
- the LOC132793029 gene encoding uncharacterized protein LOC132793029 isoform X2, protein MAFTGYNTMVHCLPYIDLTQNVAVLFIFGFFCVLGAIFILMCSFLIPEKKPGHILYKEFGSFLIFEILISVMILVFVMYHAQTIQGSRFAEMRLNDFLLASLILFHDFLIIYWLTFYWQYKEKPFTPDKSLRTTSDSTGRRILGKHTAAIPGDAENTIQTVIEVTDDYYDATIVTSSKASEVESSIEVSKSTDVDYYFDIREVPLAMTYDSSDTIFGITGDTGDEPSESFGDESIMSNNKPEVKVLYAPQHTSEPLTITFDFMKDDIARASKSMIQRSWDRITKDDSDMFINIKKPTDNHISTEELRRYNVEETEIEYM, encoded by the exons ATGGCTTTTACTGGGTATAATACAATGGTGCATTGTCTGCCTTAT ATTGACTTAACTCAAAATGTGGCAGTGCTTTTCATTTTCGGCTTCTTTTGCGTTTTGGGTGCAATATTCATTCTCATGTGCAGTTTTCTGATACCAGAAAAAAAACCAGGTCACATTCTTTACAAAGAATTTGGAAGTTTTCTCatctttgaaattttaatttccgtGATGATTCTTGTT TTTGTCATGTACCATGCACAAACTATTCAAGGAAGCCGATTTGCGGAGATGCGACTCAATGATTTCTTGCTGGCATCGCTAATTCTCTTTCATGACTTTCTTATCATTTATTGGCTGACATTCTACTGGCAATACAAGGAAAAACCCTTCACACCCGACAAAAGTTTACGAACAACGTCAGACTCAACCGGAAGAAGAATTCTTGGAAAACATACTGCTGCAATACCCGGTGATGCAGAGAATACTATCCAAACTGTCATTGAAGTAACGGACGATTATTACGATGCTACTATTGTCACATCCAGTAAAGCTAGTGAAGTCGAATCTAGTATTGAAGTATCAAAGTCTACAGATGTCGATTATTACTTCGATATTAGGGAAGTCCCTTTAGCAATGACATACGATTCTAGCGATACTATTTTTGGAATAACCGGCGATACTGGCGATGAACCATCAGAATCCTTTGGTGATGAAAGCATAATGTCCAATAATAAACCTGAAGTTAAGGTCCTGTATGCTCCTCAGCACACATCAGAACCACTAACAATAACTTTTGACTTTATGAAGGACGATATTGCAAGAGCATCGAAGTCAATGATTCAAAGAAGCTGGGATCGTATAACAAAAGATGATAGTGACATGtttattaacattaaaaaGCCAACTGATAATCATATATCTACTGAAGAGCTACGTCGCTATAACGTTGAAGAAACTGAAATCGAGTATATGTga
- the LOC132793029 gene encoding uncharacterized protein LOC132793029 isoform X3, whose protein sequence is MAFTGYNTMVHCLPYFVMYHAQTIQGSRFAEMRLNDFLLASLILFHDFLIIYWLTFYWQYKEKPFTPDKSLRTTSDSTGRRILGKHTAAIPGDAENTIQTVIEVTDDYYDATIVTSSKASEVESSIEVSKSTDVDYYFDIREVPLAMTYDSSDTIFGITGDTGDEPSESFGDESIMSNNKPEVKVLYAPQHTSEPLTITFDFMKDDIARASKSMIQRSWDRITKDDSDMFINIKKPTDNHISTEELRRYNVEETEIEYM, encoded by the exons ATGGCTTTTACTGGGTATAATACAATGGTGCATTGTCTGCCTTAT TTTGTCATGTACCATGCACAAACTATTCAAGGAAGCCGATTTGCGGAGATGCGACTCAATGATTTCTTGCTGGCATCGCTAATTCTCTTTCATGACTTTCTTATCATTTATTGGCTGACATTCTACTGGCAATACAAGGAAAAACCCTTCACACCCGACAAAAGTTTACGAACAACGTCAGACTCAACCGGAAGAAGAATTCTTGGAAAACATACTGCTGCAATACCCGGTGATGCAGAGAATACTATCCAAACTGTCATTGAAGTAACGGACGATTATTACGATGCTACTATTGTCACATCCAGTAAAGCTAGTGAAGTCGAATCTAGTATTGAAGTATCAAAGTCTACAGATGTCGATTATTACTTCGATATTAGGGAAGTCCCTTTAGCAATGACATACGATTCTAGCGATACTATTTTTGGAATAACCGGCGATACTGGCGATGAACCATCAGAATCCTTTGGTGATGAAAGCATAATGTCCAATAATAAACCTGAAGTTAAGGTCCTGTATGCTCCTCAGCACACATCAGAACCACTAACAATAACTTTTGACTTTATGAAGGACGATATTGCAAGAGCATCGAAGTCAATGATTCAAAGAAGCTGGGATCGTATAACAAAAGATGATAGTGACATGtttattaacattaaaaaGCCAACTGATAATCATATATCTACTGAAGAGCTACGTCGCTATAACGTTGAAGAAACTGAAATCGAGTATATGTga
- the LOC132793029 gene encoding uncharacterized protein LOC132793029 isoform X1 encodes MNASYWNYRRYKKARRKFAIKSYFLLSVWLLLGIIQWCIVCLIDRIRKIFYDHYVISTITFVVALLLLYIYLCIERLRFVKCLNVLICVLIVELQIISLFALVAGVYWPDLISFFALCVLVLFMAIFVGSILPRRIDLTQNVAVLFIFGFFCVLGAIFILMCSFLIPEKKPGHILYKEFGSFLIFEILISVMILVFVMYHAQTIQGSRFAEMRLNDFLLASLILFHDFLIIYWLTFYWQYKEKPFTPDKSLRTTSDSTGRRILGKHTAAIPGDAENTIQTVIEVTDDYYDATIVTSSKASEVESSIEVSKSTDVDYYFDIREVPLAMTYDSSDTIFGITGDTGDEPSESFGDESIMSNNKPEVKVLYAPQHTSEPLTITFDFMKDDIARASKSMIQRSWDRITKDDSDMFINIKKPTDNHISTEELRRYNVEETEIEYM; translated from the exons ATGAACGCTAGCTACTGGAACTATCGCAGATATAAGAAAGCCCGTCGGAAGTTTGCTATTAAATCTTATTTCCTATTAAGCGTATGGCTTTTACTGGGTATAATACAATGGTGCATTGTCTGCCTTAT TGATCGcataagaaaaatattctaCGACCATTATGTAATAAGCACCATTACATTTGTAGTAGCGCTTTTGCTCTTATATATCTATTTATGTATTGAGAGGCTACGCTTTGTCAAATGTCTTAACGTTCTGATCTGCGTATTAATT gTTGAGCTGCAAATAATATCCCTTTTCGCATTGGTTGCAGGAGTATATTGGCCCGATCTGATTTCCTTTTTTGCATTATGTGTTCTTGTATTGTTTATGGCTATATTTGTTGGCTCTATACTTCCAAGACGA ATTGACTTAACTCAAAATGTGGCAGTGCTTTTCATTTTCGGCTTCTTTTGCGTTTTGGGTGCAATATTCATTCTCATGTGCAGTTTTCTGATACCAGAAAAAAAACCAGGTCACATTCTTTACAAAGAATTTGGAAGTTTTCTCatctttgaaattttaatttccgtGATGATTCTTGTT TTTGTCATGTACCATGCACAAACTATTCAAGGAAGCCGATTTGCGGAGATGCGACTCAATGATTTCTTGCTGGCATCGCTAATTCTCTTTCATGACTTTCTTATCATTTATTGGCTGACATTCTACTGGCAATACAAGGAAAAACCCTTCACACCCGACAAAAGTTTACGAACAACGTCAGACTCAACCGGAAGAAGAATTCTTGGAAAACATACTGCTGCAATACCCGGTGATGCAGAGAATACTATCCAAACTGTCATTGAAGTAACGGACGATTATTACGATGCTACTATTGTCACATCCAGTAAAGCTAGTGAAGTCGAATCTAGTATTGAAGTATCAAAGTCTACAGATGTCGATTATTACTTCGATATTAGGGAAGTCCCTTTAGCAATGACATACGATTCTAGCGATACTATTTTTGGAATAACCGGCGATACTGGCGATGAACCATCAGAATCCTTTGGTGATGAAAGCATAATGTCCAATAATAAACCTGAAGTTAAGGTCCTGTATGCTCCTCAGCACACATCAGAACCACTAACAATAACTTTTGACTTTATGAAGGACGATATTGCAAGAGCATCGAAGTCAATGATTCAAAGAAGCTGGGATCGTATAACAAAAGATGATAGTGACATGtttattaacattaaaaaGCCAACTGATAATCATATATCTACTGAAGAGCTACGTCGCTATAACGTTGAAGAAACTGAAATCGAGTATATGTga
- the LOC132793038 gene encoding uncharacterized protein LOC132793038 isoform X1, protein MKASYQNYHIYKKARRKFAFQSYLLLCVWLLLGIIQWCVVCLADPIREVFYDHYQVCIITFAVALLFFFFYVYYEKLRFNNGLNYLISVLIIELQIISLFALVARVYWPDLIFFFALCVLVLFMAIFISSILPRRIDLTIDVALLFICAFFSILGAIFFLMCRFVITQKHSGTKTFFIFESLISLMFLMFVMYHAQTINGSRFAEMRLNDFLLASLILFHDFLIIYWLTFYWQFHNKPLTPDNILRQTTDRTRTTVNEEKTPAEGSEDDVTVTDDYYDATDESLYENSEENTVTSDVYSNADSSTEAEMSSDDEYYYSSETSSATTDDYVDYSSDASYDDASVEESSEVTMGTTNNSGATDTISSPATAMSSGNDTNNVSAETTDDSGATIAGTVPATAISSDDGSIETNLTTIDSDAAISESFATTTMPSDYDQVSVATKVDSETVTTESFDSTAIFSEDDVS, encoded by the exons ATGAAAGCCAGCTACCAAAACTATCACATATATAAGAAAGCCCGACGAAAATTTGCTTTTCAATCGtatttgctgttgtgtgtATGGCTTTTACTGGGTATAATACAATGGTGCGTTGTCTGCCTTGC TGATCCCATAAGAGAAGTATTCTATGATCATTATCAAGTATGCATTATCACATTTGCTGTAGcgcttctgttttttttcttttatgtatattatgaGAAGCTACGATTCAACAATGGTCTTAACTATCTGATCAGCGTATTAATT ATTGAGCTGCAAATAATATCGCTTTTCGCATTGGTAGCACGAGTATATTGGCCCGATCTGATATTCTTTTTTGCATTATGTGTTCTTGTATTGTTTATGGCTATATTTATTAGCTCTATACTTCCAAGGCGG ATTGATTTAACCATTGATGTGGCACTGCTTTTCATTTGCGCTTTCTTTAGCATTTTGGGTGCAATCTTTTTTCTGATGTGTCGATTTGTCATAACACAAAAACATTCTggaacaaaaacttttttcatttttgaatcattaatttctttaatgtTTCTCATG tTTGTCATGTATCATGCTCAAACCATTAATGGAAGCCGATTTGCGGAGATGCGACTCAATGATTTCTTGCTGGCATCACTAATTCTCTTCCATGACTTTCTTATCATTTACTGGCTAACATTCTACTGGCAATTCCACAATAAACCCTTGACGCCTGATAATATTTTAAGACAAACGACGGATCGTACCAGAACAACAGTTAACGAGGAAAAAACACCTGCAGAGGGTAGTGAAGACGATGTTACAGTAACGGACGACTATTACGATGCAACTGATGAATCCCTATATGAAAATAGCGAAGAAAATACTGTTACATCTGATGTTTATAGCAATGCAGATTCTAGTACCGAAGCAGAAATGTCATCTGATGACGAGTATTATTACAGTAGTGAAACTTcttcagcaacaacagacgATTATGTTGACTATAGTTCTGATGCATCTTATGATGATGCCAGTGTTGAAGAGTCTAGTGAGGTTACTATgggaacaacaaacaattcaGGTGCAACCGATACAATATCTTCTCCAGCAACTGCAATGTCTTCTGGTAACGATACCAATAATGTTTCTGCGGAAACAACAGACGACTCCGGTGCTACAATTGCAGGAACTGTTCCAGCAACTGCAATTTCTTCTGATGACGGTTCTATTGAAACTAATTTAACAACAATCGATTCCGATGCTGCAATTTCAGAATCTTTTGCTACAACTACAATGCCTTCCGATTACGATCAGGTTTCTGTTGCAACAAAAGTCGATTCTGAAACTGTAACAACAGAATCTTTTGATTCAACTGCAATATTTTCTGAGGACGATGTCAGTTAA
- the LOC132793038 gene encoding uncharacterized protein LOC132793038 isoform X2 — protein MKASYQNYHIYKKARRKFAFQSYLLLCVWLLLGIIQCDPIREVFYDHYQVCIITFAVALLFFFFYVYYEKLRFNNGLNYLISVLIIELQIISLFALVARVYWPDLIFFFALCVLVLFMAIFISSILPRRIDLTIDVALLFICAFFSILGAIFFLMCRFVITQKHSGTKTFFIFESLISLMFLMFVMYHAQTINGSRFAEMRLNDFLLASLILFHDFLIIYWLTFYWQFHNKPLTPDNILRQTTDRTRTTVNEEKTPAEGSEDDVTVTDDYYDATDESLYENSEENTVTSDVYSNADSSTEAEMSSDDEYYYSSETSSATTDDYVDYSSDASYDDASVEESSEVTMGTTNNSGATDTISSPATAMSSGNDTNNVSAETTDDSGATIAGTVPATAISSDDGSIETNLTTIDSDAAISESFATTTMPSDYDQVSVATKVDSETVTTESFDSTAIFSEDDVS, from the exons ATGAAAGCCAGCTACCAAAACTATCACATATATAAGAAAGCCCGACGAAAATTTGCTTTTCAATCGtatttgctgttgtgtgtATGGCTTTTACTGGGTATAATACAATG TGATCCCATAAGAGAAGTATTCTATGATCATTATCAAGTATGCATTATCACATTTGCTGTAGcgcttctgttttttttcttttatgtatattatgaGAAGCTACGATTCAACAATGGTCTTAACTATCTGATCAGCGTATTAATT ATTGAGCTGCAAATAATATCGCTTTTCGCATTGGTAGCACGAGTATATTGGCCCGATCTGATATTCTTTTTTGCATTATGTGTTCTTGTATTGTTTATGGCTATATTTATTAGCTCTATACTTCCAAGGCGG ATTGATTTAACCATTGATGTGGCACTGCTTTTCATTTGCGCTTTCTTTAGCATTTTGGGTGCAATCTTTTTTCTGATGTGTCGATTTGTCATAACACAAAAACATTCTggaacaaaaacttttttcatttttgaatcattaatttctttaatgtTTCTCATG tTTGTCATGTATCATGCTCAAACCATTAATGGAAGCCGATTTGCGGAGATGCGACTCAATGATTTCTTGCTGGCATCACTAATTCTCTTCCATGACTTTCTTATCATTTACTGGCTAACATTCTACTGGCAATTCCACAATAAACCCTTGACGCCTGATAATATTTTAAGACAAACGACGGATCGTACCAGAACAACAGTTAACGAGGAAAAAACACCTGCAGAGGGTAGTGAAGACGATGTTACAGTAACGGACGACTATTACGATGCAACTGATGAATCCCTATATGAAAATAGCGAAGAAAATACTGTTACATCTGATGTTTATAGCAATGCAGATTCTAGTACCGAAGCAGAAATGTCATCTGATGACGAGTATTATTACAGTAGTGAAACTTcttcagcaacaacagacgATTATGTTGACTATAGTTCTGATGCATCTTATGATGATGCCAGTGTTGAAGAGTCTAGTGAGGTTACTATgggaacaacaaacaattcaGGTGCAACCGATACAATATCTTCTCCAGCAACTGCAATGTCTTCTGGTAACGATACCAATAATGTTTCTGCGGAAACAACAGACGACTCCGGTGCTACAATTGCAGGAACTGTTCCAGCAACTGCAATTTCTTCTGATGACGGTTCTATTGAAACTAATTTAACAACAATCGATTCCGATGCTGCAATTTCAGAATCTTTTGCTACAACTACAATGCCTTCCGATTACGATCAGGTTTCTGTTGCAACAAAAGTCGATTCTGAAACTGTAACAACAGAATCTTTTGATTCAACTGCAATATTTTCTGAGGACGATGTCAGTTAA